A window from Citrobacter amalonaticus encodes these proteins:
- the prfA gene encoding peptide chain release factor 1, giving the protein MKPSIVAKLEALHERHEEVQALLGDAGTIADQERFRALSREYAQLSDVSRCFTDWQQIQDDIETAQMMLDDPEMREMAQEELREAKDKSEQLEQQLQVLLLPKDPDDERNAFLEVRAGTGGDEAALFAGDLFRMYSRYAETRRWRVEIMSASEGEHGGYKEIIAKISGDGVYGRLKFESGGHRVQRVPATESQGRIHTSACTVAVMPELPEAELPDINPADLRIDTFRSSGAGGQHVNTTDSAIRITHLPTGIVVECQDERSQHKNKAKALSVLGARIRAAEVAKRQQAEASTRRNLLGSGDRSDRNRTYNFPQGRVTDHRINLTLYRLDEAMEGKLDMLIEPIVQEYQADQLAALSEQE; this is encoded by the coding sequence ATGAAGCCTTCTATCGTTGCCAAACTGGAAGCCCTGCATGAACGCCATGAAGAAGTTCAGGCGCTGCTGGGTGATGCGGGAACCATCGCAGACCAGGAACGTTTTCGCGCACTGTCGCGCGAGTATGCACAGCTAAGCGATGTTTCTCGCTGTTTTACGGACTGGCAACAGATTCAGGACGATATCGAAACAGCACAAATGATGCTCGACGATCCTGAAATGCGTGAAATGGCGCAGGAAGAACTGCGCGAAGCGAAAGACAAGAGTGAACAACTGGAACAGCAGCTACAGGTATTGTTACTGCCGAAAGATCCGGACGATGAACGCAATGCGTTTCTGGAAGTCCGCGCCGGGACTGGCGGTGATGAAGCGGCCTTATTTGCCGGTGATCTGTTTCGCATGTACAGCCGCTATGCCGAAACACGCCGCTGGCGCGTGGAGATCATGAGCGCCAGCGAAGGCGAGCACGGCGGCTATAAAGAGATTATCGCCAAGATCAGCGGCGACGGCGTCTATGGTCGACTGAAGTTTGAGTCCGGCGGGCATCGTGTGCAGCGCGTACCGGCAACGGAATCGCAGGGCCGAATCCACACCTCTGCCTGTACCGTGGCGGTGATGCCGGAGCTGCCGGAAGCCGAACTGCCGGATATCAACCCGGCCGATCTCCGTATTGATACCTTCCGTTCCTCCGGGGCGGGTGGTCAGCACGTTAACACCACCGACTCCGCGATCCGTATTACTCACCTGCCGACCGGCATTGTGGTGGAGTGTCAGGACGAACGTTCGCAGCACAAGAACAAAGCCAAAGCGCTCTCGGTGCTCGGCGCGCGTATTCGCGCGGCAGAAGTGGCGAAGCGTCAGCAGGCCGAAGCGTCAACGCGTCGTAACCTGCTGGGCAGCGGCGACCGCAGCGACCGCAACCGGACCTACAACTTTCCGCAGGGGCGTGTGACCGATCACCGCATCAACCTGACGCTCTACCGTCTGGATGAAGCAATGGAAGGCAAACTGGATATGCTGATTGAGCCGATCGTGCAGGAATACCAGGCCGATCAGCTGGCGGCGCTGTCCGAGCAGGAATAA
- the hemA gene encoding glutamyl-tRNA reductase yields the protein MTLLALGINHKTAPVSLRERVTFSPDTLDQALESLLAQPMVQGGVVLSTCNRTELYLSVEEQDNLQEALIRWLCDFHNLDEDDLRSSLYWHQDNDAVSHLMRVASGLDSLVLGEPQILGQVKKAFADSQKGHLNASALERMFQKSFSVAKRVRTETDIGASAVSVAFAACTLARQIFESLSTVTVLLVGAGETIELVARHLREHKVQKMIIANRTRERAQVLADEVGAEVIALSDIDERLREADIIISSTASPLPIIGKGMVERALKSRRNQPMLLVDIAVPRDVEPEVGKLANAYLYSVDDLQSIISHNLAQRKAAAVEAETIVAQETSEFMAWLRAQGASETIREYRSQSEHVRDELTAKALAALEQGGDAQAIMQDLAWKLTNRLIHAPTKSLQQAARDGDDERLNILRDSLGLE from the coding sequence ATGACCCTTTTAGCGCTCGGCATTAACCATAAGACGGCACCTGTATCGCTGCGAGAACGCGTAACGTTTTCGCCAGATACGCTCGATCAGGCGCTGGAAAGCCTGCTTGCGCAGCCAATGGTGCAGGGCGGCGTGGTCTTGTCGACGTGTAATCGCACGGAGCTGTATCTGAGCGTGGAAGAGCAGGACAACCTGCAGGAAGCGCTGATTCGTTGGTTATGTGATTTCCACAATCTTGATGAAGACGATCTGCGCAGCAGTCTCTACTGGCACCAGGATAACGATGCAGTCAGCCATCTGATGCGTGTCGCCAGTGGTCTGGATTCGCTGGTACTCGGTGAACCACAGATCCTCGGCCAGGTGAAAAAAGCGTTTGCGGATTCACAAAAAGGCCACCTGAACGCCAGCGCGCTGGAACGTATGTTCCAGAAATCGTTCTCCGTTGCCAAACGGGTTCGTACCGAAACCGATATCGGCGCCAGCGCCGTGTCCGTTGCGTTTGCCGCCTGTACGCTGGCGCGCCAAATCTTTGAATCACTTTCCACGGTCACTGTGCTGTTGGTCGGCGCGGGCGAAACCATCGAACTGGTGGCGCGCCATCTGCGCGAACACAAAGTGCAGAAGATGATTATCGCCAACCGCACCCGTGAGCGGGCGCAGGTTCTGGCCGATGAAGTGGGTGCTGAAGTGATCGCACTCAGCGACATCGACGAACGTCTGCGGGAAGCTGACATTATCATCAGTTCAACCGCCAGCCCGCTGCCTATCATTGGTAAAGGGATGGTGGAGCGTGCGCTGAAAAGCCGCCGCAATCAGCCGATGCTGCTGGTGGATATCGCCGTTCCGCGCGATGTCGAACCGGAAGTCGGTAAACTGGCGAACGCTTATCTCTATAGCGTTGACGATCTGCAAAGCATCATTTCGCACAACCTGGCGCAGCGCAAAGCTGCGGCAGTGGAAGCCGAAACGATTGTCGCGCAAGAAACCAGCGAGTTTATGGCCTGGCTGCGTGCTCAGGGCGCCAGTGAAACCATTCGTGAATACCGGAGTCAGTCTGAGCATGTACGGGATGAACTGACTGCAAAAGCGCTTGCTGCTCTGGAACAGGGCGGTGACGCGCAGGCCATTATGCAGGATCTGGCATGGAAACTGACCAACCGCCTGATCCATGCACCAACCAAATCTCTTCAGCAGGCCGCCCGTGACGGGGATGACGAACGCCTGAATATCTTGCGCGACAGCCTCGGGCTGGAGTAG
- the lolB gene encoding lipoprotein insertase outer membrane protein LolB, which produces MTLPDFRLIRLLPLATLVLTACTINAPKGPGKSPDSPQWRQHQQEVRQLNQYQTRGAFAYISDEQKVYARFFWQQTGQDRYRLLLTNPLGSTELELNAQPGNVQLMDNKGQRYTADDAEEMIGKLTGMPIPLNSLRQWILGLPGDATDYKLDDQYRLSEVNYSQDGKNWKVVYSAYDSKTSPAMPANMELSDGAQRIKLKMDNWIVK; this is translated from the coding sequence ATGACCCTGCCTGATTTTCGCCTGATCCGCCTGCTTCCGCTGGCAACCCTGGTTCTGACCGCCTGTACGATCAACGCGCCGAAAGGCCCGGGGAAAAGTCCGGACTCTCCTCAATGGCGGCAACATCAGCAGGAGGTTCGCCAGTTAAATCAGTATCAAACGCGCGGCGCGTTTGCCTATATTTCCGACGAGCAGAAGGTCTATGCGCGCTTTTTCTGGCAGCAGACCGGCCAGGATCGCTATCGCCTGCTGCTGACCAACCCGCTTGGCAGCACCGAGCTTGAACTGAACGCGCAGCCGGGTAACGTGCAATTGATGGACAATAAAGGCCAGCGCTATACCGCTGACGATGCCGAAGAGATGATCGGCAAGCTGACCGGTATGCCGATCCCGCTAAACAGCCTGCGTCAGTGGATCCTTGGCCTGCCGGGCGACGCGACCGACTATAAACTCGACGACCAGTACCGCCTGAGCGAAGTGAACTACAGCCAGGACGGAAAAAACTGGAAAGTGGTCTATAGCGCGTACGACAGCAAAACCTCCCCGGCAATGCCGGCCAATATGGAACTCTCCGACGGTGCTCAGCGTATCAAGCTGAAAATGGATAACTGGATTGTAAAATGA
- the ispE gene encoding 4-(cytidine 5'-diphospho)-2-C-methyl-D-erythritol kinase translates to MMTQWPSPAKLNLFLYITGRRADGYHTLQTLFQFLDYGDTLSLEPRRDGEIHLLTPVDGVAHEDNLIVRAARLLMKTAAERGRLPAGSGADIRIEKRLPMGGGLGGGSSNAATVLVALNHLWQCGLSLDELAELGLTLGADVPVFVRGHAAFAEGVGEILTPVEPAEKWYLVAHPGVSIPTPMIFNDPDLPRNTPKRSIETLLKCEFSNDCEVIARKRFREVDAALSWLLEYAPSRLTGTGACVFAEFDTESRARQVLEQAPEWLNAFVAKGVNLSPLHRALL, encoded by the coding sequence ATGATGACCCAGTGGCCCTCTCCGGCAAAACTGAATCTGTTTTTATACATCACCGGACGACGTGCGGACGGTTATCACACGCTGCAAACGCTGTTTCAGTTCCTCGATTATGGCGACACCCTCAGCCTGGAACCGCGTCGCGACGGCGAAATTCATCTCCTGACGCCGGTTGACGGCGTGGCACATGAAGACAACCTGATCGTCCGTGCCGCGCGACTGCTGATGAAAACAGCCGCAGAGCGCGGTCGGCTGCCAGCCGGTAGCGGTGCGGATATCCGTATCGAAAAGCGTCTGCCGATGGGCGGAGGCCTGGGCGGCGGATCGTCGAACGCGGCAACCGTGCTGGTCGCGCTAAACCATCTCTGGCAGTGTGGTCTGTCGCTGGACGAACTGGCCGAGCTCGGTTTAACGCTCGGGGCTGACGTGCCGGTGTTTGTCCGCGGACACGCCGCCTTTGCCGAAGGCGTCGGAGAGATCCTGACCCCGGTGGAACCGGCCGAAAAATGGTACCTGGTGGCTCATCCTGGCGTCAGTATTCCAACGCCGATGATTTTTAACGATCCCGACCTCCCCCGTAATACGCCAAAAAGGTCAATAGAAACGTTATTAAAATGTGAATTCAGCAATGATTGCGAGGTTATCGCAAGAAAACGTTTTCGCGAGGTTGATGCGGCGCTTTCCTGGCTGTTAGAATACGCGCCGTCGCGCCTGACTGGTACAGGAGCCTGTGTCTTTGCTGAATTCGATACAGAGTCTCGTGCCCGGCAGGTGCTTGAGCAAGCCCCGGAATGGCTCAATGCCTTTGTGGCGAAGGGTGTCAACCTCTCTCCACTGCATAGAGCGTTACTCTAA
- the prs gene encoding ribose-phosphate diphosphokinase: protein MPDMKLFAGNATPELAQRIANRLYTSLGDAAVGRFSDGEVSVQINENVRGGDIFIIQSTCAPTNDNLMELVVMVDALRRASAGRITAVIPYFGYARQDRRVRSARVPITAKVVADFLSSVGVDRVLTVDLHAEQIQGFFDVPVDNVFGSPILLEDMLQLNLDNPIVVSPDIGGVVRARAIAKLLNDTDMAIIDKRRPRANVSQVMHIIGDVAGRDCVLVDDMIDTGGTLCKAAEALKERGAKRVFAYATHPIFSGNAANNLRNSVIDEVVVCDTIPLTDEIKALPNVRTLTLSGMLAEAIRRISNEESISAMFEH, encoded by the coding sequence GTGCCTGATATGAAGCTTTTTGCTGGTAACGCCACCCCGGAACTAGCACAACGTATTGCCAACCGCCTGTACACTTCTCTCGGCGACGCCGCTGTAGGTCGCTTTAGCGACGGCGAAGTCAGCGTACAAATTAACGAAAATGTACGCGGTGGTGATATTTTCATCATCCAGTCCACTTGTGCTCCAACGAACGACAACCTGATGGAATTGGTCGTTATGGTTGATGCCCTGCGCCGTGCTTCCGCAGGCCGTATCACCGCCGTTATCCCTTACTTTGGCTATGCGCGCCAGGATCGTCGTGTACGTTCCGCTCGTGTGCCGATTACGGCAAAAGTTGTCGCTGACTTCCTGTCCAGCGTCGGCGTTGACCGCGTTCTGACCGTTGACCTGCATGCTGAACAGATCCAGGGCTTCTTCGACGTACCGGTTGATAACGTATTTGGTAGCCCAATTCTGTTAGAAGATATGCTGCAGCTGAATCTGGATAACCCGATTGTGGTTTCTCCGGACATCGGTGGCGTCGTGCGTGCCCGCGCTATCGCTAAGCTGCTTAATGACACCGATATGGCGATCATCGACAAACGCCGTCCGCGTGCAAACGTCTCTCAGGTGATGCACATCATCGGTGACGTAGCGGGTCGTGACTGCGTGCTGGTTGACGATATGATCGACACCGGTGGTACGCTGTGTAAAGCAGCTGAAGCGCTGAAAGAACGTGGTGCAAAACGCGTATTTGCTTATGCCACTCACCCGATCTTCTCAGGCAATGCGGCAAACAACCTGCGTAACTCTGTGATTGATGAAGTCGTTGTCTGCGATACCATTCCGCTGACCGACGAAATCAAAGCACTGCCGAACGTGCGTACGTTGACCCTGTCGGGTATGCTGGCCGAAGCGATTCGTCGTATCAGCAACGAAGAATCGATTTCTGCTATGTTCGAGCATTAA
- the dauA gene encoding C4-dicarboxylic acid transporter DauA has protein sequence MNRIFSSHVMPFRALIDACWKEKYTASRFTRDVIAGITVGIIAIPLAMALAIGSGVAPQYGLYTSAVAGIVIALTGGSRFSVSGPTAAFVVILYPVSQQFGLAGLLVATLMSGVFLILFGLARFGRLIEYIPVSVTLGFTSGIGITIGTMQIKDFLGLQMAHVPEHYLQKVGALFMALPSINLGDAAIGVVTLGTLMMWPRLGIRLPGHLPALLAGCAVMGIVNLLGGHVATIGSQFHYILADGSQGNGIPQLLPQLVLPWNLPDSDFTLSWDSLRALLPAAFSMAMLGAIESLLCAVVLDGMTGTKHKANSELIGQGLGNIVAPFFGGITATAAIARSAANVRAGATSPISAVIHALLVIMALLALAPLLSWLPLSAMAALLLMVAWNMSEAHKVVDLLRHAPKDDIIVMMMCMSLTVLFDMVIAISVGIVLASLLFMRRIARMTRLAAVNVEVPDDVLVLRVIGPLFFAAAEGLFTDLESRIEGKRIVVLKWDAVPVLDAGGLDAFQRFVKRLPEGCELRVSNLEFQPLRTMARAGIKPIPGRLAFFPNRDAALADL, from the coding sequence GTGAACAGAATTTTTTCCTCACATGTGATGCCTTTCCGCGCCCTCATCGACGCTTGTTGGAAAGAAAAATATACCGCCTCACGGTTTACCCGTGATGTGATTGCCGGGATCACCGTCGGGATTATTGCTATCCCGCTGGCGATGGCACTGGCTATCGGGAGTGGTGTCGCGCCGCAGTACGGACTTTATACCTCCGCTGTGGCCGGGATTGTTATTGCCTTAACCGGGGGCTCGCGTTTTAGCGTCTCAGGCCCGACCGCCGCGTTTGTGGTGATCCTCTACCCCGTTTCACAACAGTTTGGGCTGGCAGGCCTGCTTGTCGCGACGCTGATGTCCGGGGTCTTCCTGATCCTCTTTGGCCTGGCCCGCTTTGGCCGCCTGATTGAGTACATCCCGGTCTCAGTTACCTTAGGTTTTACCTCAGGGATTGGTATCACCATTGGTACCATGCAAATCAAAGATTTCCTCGGTTTGCAGATGGCCCACGTTCCGGAACACTATCTGCAAAAAGTCGGCGCGCTATTTATGGCTCTGCCGAGCATTAACCTGGGCGATGCCGCCATCGGGGTGGTCACGCTGGGCACGCTGATGATGTGGCCGCGTTTGGGCATTCGCCTGCCGGGCCACCTGCCCGCCCTACTCGCCGGCTGTGCTGTCATGGGGATCGTCAACCTGCTGGGCGGCCACGTTGCCACCATTGGTTCTCAGTTCCACTATATTCTGGCCGACGGCTCACAGGGCAACGGGATACCGCAACTGCTGCCGCAACTGGTGCTGCCGTGGAACCTGCCGGATTCTGATTTCACGTTGAGTTGGGATTCCCTGCGCGCCCTGCTTCCGGCGGCCTTCTCAATGGCCATGCTGGGGGCAATCGAGTCCCTGCTCTGCGCCGTGGTACTCGACGGAATGACCGGCACGAAACACAAAGCCAACAGCGAGCTGATTGGTCAGGGCCTGGGTAATATTGTCGCCCCCTTCTTTGGTGGGATTACCGCAACGGCGGCGATTGCCCGTTCGGCGGCAAACGTCCGCGCTGGCGCAACATCCCCTATTTCCGCCGTGATCCACGCGCTGCTGGTGATCATGGCGCTGCTGGCGCTGGCACCGCTGCTCTCATGGCTGCCGCTGTCGGCGATGGCGGCCCTGCTGCTGATGGTGGCCTGGAACATGAGTGAAGCGCACAAAGTTGTGGATTTGCTGCGTCATGCGCCCAAAGACGACATCATTGTGATGATGATGTGTATGTCACTGACAGTGCTGTTTGACATGGTCATTGCCATCAGCGTCGGGATTGTACTGGCCTCGTTACTGTTTATGCGCCGTATTGCACGCATGACGCGACTGGCAGCGGTTAACGTCGAGGTCCCCGATGATGTACTGGTGCTGCGCGTGATCGGCCCACTGTTCTTTGCAGCCGCTGAAGGATTGTTTACCGATCTGGAGTCACGCATCGAAGGAAAACGCATTGTCGTACTGAAATGGGACGCGGTACCGGTGCTGGACGCAGGTGGTCTGGATGCCTTCCAGCGCTTTGTGAAAAGATTGCCAGAAGGCTGCGAACTGCGCGTAAGTAACCTTGAGTTCCAGCCGCTGCGCACGATGGCGCGCGCTGGCATTAAGCCGATTCCGGGTCGTCTGGCCTTTTTCCCGAACCGCGACGCGGCGCTGGCTGATTTATAA
- a CDS encoding GNAT family N-acetyltransferase, whose protein sequence is MTGEDIPAVQLFLIQHLNEFFAADRPAPTPGQDVFNLQQQYIQQQRNVLLCAWSEKQELIATLAVCQYDDRIAELRGRYILTETAEICRCYVDKRYRRKGIGRQLLAFAETFCEQQRYNLLYLHTHHFLPGGYSFWRRNHFQVVMDMHDDWQLVHMERSRKSRMNKNIT, encoded by the coding sequence ATGACCGGAGAAGATATTCCGGCGGTTCAGTTATTTCTGATTCAACATCTGAATGAATTTTTTGCGGCTGACAGACCTGCCCCTACTCCCGGGCAGGATGTTTTTAACCTGCAACAGCAGTATATTCAACAGCAGCGCAATGTATTGCTGTGCGCCTGGAGCGAAAAGCAGGAACTCATTGCGACCCTGGCCGTCTGCCAATATGACGACCGTATAGCCGAACTTCGCGGACGCTATATTTTGACAGAAACGGCAGAAATTTGTCGCTGCTATGTGGACAAACGTTACCGCAGAAAAGGTATTGGACGTCAGTTACTCGCTTTTGCTGAAACATTCTGCGAGCAGCAGCGGTACAACTTATTATACTTACATACCCATCATTTTTTACCGGGAGGTTATTCATTCTGGCGACGTAATCATTTTCAGGTTGTGATGGATATGCACGATGACTGGCAATTAGTGCATATGGAGAGATCACGTAAATCACGCATGAATAAGAATATTACTTGA
- a CDS encoding ABC transporter substrate-binding protein: MHANVTSLPYKKMLLVVAGAALFLTSGLSHAAKTEYPLTIKNCGRDMTFHAAPKRVATVGQNSTEILYALGLADRVVGTSLWFGPVPDAYKTANDKIAVIAQNIPSFEGIIAKKPDLVASQFEWQIGPAGTVASYEQFSELKVPVYTAPADCAKDNEDGGDGVRKGMFDIAMVYQEVADLARIFDVQDKGEELIASLKARETAAKNKIAGMDNSVSAVFWFSSADLQLDPYVAGKLGPAAWIAQTLGIKNVIDSAEEWPTVGWETIAKAQPTVIVLGEMSRRRFPADDWQVKMDYLKSDPVTQLIPAVKADHLPVIDVQTMNAGIRTIDGVEKLADALVEYGLAHPQAAH, translated from the coding sequence ATGCACGCTAATGTTACCTCTTTACCTTATAAAAAAATGCTTCTGGTTGTTGCTGGTGCCGCACTGTTTCTCACCTCAGGTCTTTCTCATGCAGCCAAAACGGAATATCCATTGACGATAAAAAACTGTGGTCGGGATATGACATTTCACGCAGCGCCAAAACGTGTTGCCACCGTAGGACAAAACAGCACTGAGATCCTGTATGCGCTGGGCCTGGCCGATCGCGTGGTAGGCACATCGCTGTGGTTCGGGCCCGTTCCCGACGCGTATAAGACGGCAAATGACAAGATTGCAGTTATTGCGCAGAACATCCCCAGCTTCGAAGGCATCATTGCCAAAAAACCGGATCTGGTCGCCAGCCAGTTCGAATGGCAGATCGGCCCTGCGGGCACGGTGGCGTCTTATGAACAGTTCAGCGAACTGAAAGTCCCGGTCTATACCGCACCGGCAGACTGCGCGAAAGATAACGAAGATGGCGGTGACGGCGTGCGCAAAGGCATGTTTGATATCGCAATGGTCTATCAGGAAGTGGCCGACTTAGCGAGGATCTTCGACGTTCAGGATAAGGGCGAAGAACTGATTGCCAGCCTCAAAGCACGTGAAACGGCAGCGAAGAACAAAATCGCCGGGATGGACAACAGCGTCTCCGCCGTTTTCTGGTTCTCCAGCGCCGACCTGCAATTGGATCCGTATGTCGCCGGGAAATTAGGGCCTGCTGCCTGGATTGCGCAGACCCTGGGTATCAAAAACGTCATTGATTCCGCAGAGGAGTGGCCAACGGTCGGTTGGGAAACCATCGCCAAAGCCCAACCGACAGTGATTGTGCTGGGGGAAATGAGTCGTCGACGTTTCCCGGCCGATGACTGGCAGGTGAAAATGGATTATTTGAAATCCGATCCGGTCACCCAGTTGATCCCCGCCGTAAAAGCCGATCATTTACCAGTGATTGATGTACAGACCATGAATGCCGGAATCAGAACGATTGACGGTGTTGAAAAACTGGCTGACGCCCTGGTTGAGTATGGCTTAGCGCATCCACAAGCCGCGCATTAA
- a CDS encoding FecCD family ABC transporter permease gives MSDLRRTRHAVSRLAVNVCGHALWVSVLMCGVLLAGIAIGETFIPWQHVFNTLANHLFDTDYPVDALDAGIVWNYRLTRALVSASCGACLAVSGVVLQSLLRNALAEPYLLGISAGASTGAVLVALTGLGAGMISMSFGAFVGALTAFLFVALLAVAAGGRQGGGVTTQIILAGIASSQLFNALTSLIITRSANAEQARGIMFWLLGNLSGVRWPDVVLAIPTALVGVAICFCYARHLDAFSFGAESAASLGIPVKRTRGVLIAAVTGMTAIMVSIVGAIGFVGLVIPHAARLLVGHQHHRLLPVSALIGAIFLIVADVISRTLLPGQVLPIGVITALVGAPAFSIILIRGNPTK, from the coding sequence ATGAGCGATTTACGCAGGACGCGTCACGCCGTTAGTCGGCTGGCGGTCAATGTTTGTGGCCATGCCCTCTGGGTTAGCGTGCTGATGTGTGGCGTCCTGCTGGCAGGGATCGCCATTGGCGAGACGTTTATTCCCTGGCAGCACGTATTCAACACGCTGGCAAACCATCTGTTTGATACCGATTATCCGGTTGATGCGCTGGATGCCGGGATTGTCTGGAACTATCGCCTGACCCGTGCGCTGGTCTCAGCCAGTTGTGGCGCCTGCCTGGCCGTGTCCGGCGTGGTTTTACAGTCGTTACTGCGCAATGCGCTTGCCGAGCCGTATCTGCTGGGCATTTCCGCAGGCGCATCAACCGGTGCGGTGCTGGTTGCGCTGACCGGACTGGGCGCCGGGATGATCAGCATGTCGTTCGGCGCATTTGTCGGTGCCCTGACTGCCTTTTTGTTTGTGGCCCTTCTGGCGGTAGCGGCAGGCGGCAGACAAGGCGGTGGGGTGACGACGCAAATCATTCTCGCCGGGATTGCCAGTTCCCAGTTATTCAATGCGCTGACCTCGCTGATCATCACCCGTTCAGCTAACGCGGAACAGGCACGCGGCATTATGTTCTGGTTACTCGGGAATCTGAGCGGCGTCCGCTGGCCGGATGTGGTGCTGGCGATCCCCACAGCGTTAGTTGGCGTTGCGATATGCTTCTGTTATGCCCGCCATCTGGATGCCTTCTCTTTTGGCGCGGAGTCCGCCGCCTCACTGGGGATTCCGGTAAAACGCACACGTGGCGTGCTGATTGCCGCCGTAACGGGTATGACGGCCATTATGGTCTCCATCGTCGGCGCTATTGGCTTTGTGGGACTGGTGATCCCTCACGCCGCCCGTCTGCTGGTAGGCCATCAGCACCATCGTTTGCTGCCTGTCAGCGCGCTGATCGGCGCCATTTTCCTGATCGTCGCTGATGTTATCTCCCGCACGCTTCTCCCCGGACAAGTTCTGCCTATCGGCGTTATTACGGCCCTGGTCGGTGCGCCCGCGTTTTCCATCATCCTGATCAGAGGAAACCCGACCAAATGA
- a CDS encoding ABC transporter ATP-binding protein — protein MTVNPVPTPVAIRDAIIQAKSLHWQVKGKVIVNDVSLSVAPGEFVGIIGPNGSGKTSLISLLAGLLKPTAGHILLQQKALHRYSRRQLAQQVALVEQQAETSERLTAIQAVSLGRTPWLSLLNPWSDNDDDIVQTMLEKVDLQHLRHRCWHTFSGGEKQRLHIARALAQQPQLLLMDEPTNHLDIQHQIGLLSLVKREKLTVVAALHDLNHAAMFCDRIIVMNAGRLEMQGRPCTIFTRENLRAWFGIDAIVERDRHGANCFIRYQRPEET, from the coding sequence ATGACCGTCAATCCTGTACCGACTCCGGTTGCCATCCGCGACGCGATAATTCAGGCGAAAAGTCTGCACTGGCAGGTGAAAGGCAAAGTGATCGTCAATGACGTCTCACTCAGCGTGGCGCCGGGTGAGTTTGTCGGCATTATCGGCCCCAATGGTTCCGGGAAAACGTCGCTGATTTCATTGCTGGCCGGTCTGCTGAAGCCCACCGCCGGTCACATCCTGTTGCAGCAAAAAGCGCTGCATCGCTATTCACGTCGTCAACTGGCGCAGCAGGTCGCGCTGGTTGAGCAGCAGGCAGAAACCAGTGAGCGCCTGACCGCGATACAGGCCGTCTCGCTGGGGCGAACCCCGTGGCTGAGCCTACTGAATCCGTGGTCGGACAACGATGACGATATCGTCCAGACCATGCTGGAGAAAGTCGATCTTCAGCATCTTCGCCATCGCTGCTGGCACACCTTTTCCGGCGGCGAAAAACAACGCCTGCATATTGCCCGCGCGCTCGCTCAGCAGCCACAACTGCTACTGATGGACGAGCCCACTAATCACCTCGACATTCAACATCAGATTGGCCTTCTCAGTCTGGTGAAACGCGAAAAACTGACGGTTGTCGCCGCTCTCCACGATCTCAATCATGCTGCCATGTTCTGCGATCGCATCATCGTGATGAACGCCGGTCGTCTGGAAATGCAGGGCCGTCCCTGCACCATTTTCACCCGCGAGAATCTCCGCGCCTGGTTTGGCATTGACGCCATCGTCGAGCGCGATCGCCATGGTGCGAACTGTTTTATTCGTTATCAAAGACCTGAAGAAACCTAA
- a CDS encoding pseudoazurin, which produces MNSLKKSLNVLCLLLLTASAFAQTHEVLMKNRGSAGPMVYEPDYLEIQPGDTVKFIRKHKSHNAASIAELSPAGYPGFIGKIDEEIAVKYDNAGFYGIKCTPHYAQGMVMLIKVGNATLPDSYRAFTAPGIANKRFQDIYSRIDKQ; this is translated from the coding sequence ATGAACTCTCTGAAAAAGAGCCTGAACGTATTGTGTTTGCTGCTCCTCACCGCCTCTGCCTTCGCGCAAACCCACGAAGTACTGATGAAGAATCGCGGTTCAGCAGGCCCCATGGTCTATGAGCCAGACTACCTGGAGATTCAGCCTGGCGATACGGTGAAATTTATCCGCAAACATAAGAGTCACAACGCAGCCTCGATTGCTGAACTCTCGCCTGCGGGCTACCCGGGATTTATCGGCAAAATCGATGAGGAGATCGCAGTGAAGTATGACAACGCGGGCTTCTACGGCATTAAATGCACCCCGCATTATGCGCAAGGGATGGTCATGCTGATTAAAGTCGGCAACGCCACCCTGCCGGACAGCTATCGCGCGTTTACGGCCCCCGGGATCGCTAATAAGCGCTTCCAGGATATCTATTCGCGTATTGATAAACAGTAA